One window of the Allosaccharopolyspora coralli genome contains the following:
- a CDS encoding MTH1187 family thiamine-binding protein produces MLVAFSVAPSGAGDSDSVSEAVADAIRVVRASGLPHETGSMFTTVEGEWDEVMDVVKRATEAVSARAPRTSLVVKADIRPGHSGQLSEKVRRVEEHLGE; encoded by the coding sequence GTGCTCGTGGCATTCAGCGTCGCCCCGTCCGGCGCAGGGGACAGTGACAGTGTGAGCGAGGCGGTGGCGGACGCGATCCGGGTGGTGCGGGCGTCCGGACTCCCGCACGAGACCGGTTCGATGTTCACCACCGTCGAAGGCGAGTGGGACGAGGTGATGGACGTCGTCAAGCGGGCGACGGAAGCGGTCTCCGCCCGGGCCCCGCGCACCAGCCTGGTGGTCAAGGCCGACATCCGGCCGGGCCACTCGGGACAGCTCTCCGAGAAGGTCCGTCGCGTCGAGGAACACCTCGGCGAGTAG
- a CDS encoding DUF3817 domain-containing protein: MPRTYGEWFRVAAVAEALSWAGLLVAMAFKYGLDMPLGVTIFGWIHGAVFTAYLVTTFVVFSPLRWSFGVLVLAGLASIPPLVTVWFERWARRRGLLEVRDADEPTFWQRVRALN; this comes from the coding sequence GTGCCCAGGACCTATGGTGAGTGGTTCCGTGTCGCCGCCGTCGCCGAGGCGCTGTCCTGGGCGGGTCTGCTGGTGGCGATGGCGTTCAAGTACGGCCTGGACATGCCGCTGGGCGTGACGATCTTCGGGTGGATCCACGGCGCCGTGTTCACGGCCTACCTCGTGACGACGTTCGTGGTGTTCAGTCCGCTGCGGTGGAGCTTCGGTGTACTGGTCCTCGCCGGGCTGGCCTCGATCCCGCCATTGGTGACCGTGTGGTTCGAGCGGTGGGCCAGGCGGCGCGGCCTGCTCGAGGTGCGCGACGCCGACGAGCCGACGTTTTGGCAGCGGGTCCGCGCACTCAACTGA
- a CDS encoding DNA polymerase IV, producing MRRWVLHVDMDAFFASVEQLTRPTVRRRPVLVGGLGPRGTVAGASYEAREFGARSAMPMSEARRRCPVAVVLPPRFRVYQALSSRVLDLVRDVSDVIAQVSIDEAFLEPGELAGAETEAVAEFAARLRASIRDEVGVTASVGAGSGKQLAKIASGLAKPDGALVVPPDEERSLLWSLEVRAMWGVGPVTESKLHRIGVQTVGDLAGLHLGDVVSLLGQAHGTELHRLAHGIDDHPVVERAESKQVSAETTFDVDVRDTDVLAAEVASMAEGAHRRLVASHRAAKTVTLKVRDSDFTTLSRSETLPSASSDLTTLSTVARRLIGVAVVPGTPIRLVGVSYSGLASSEQEPLFVDEPRNNELQPETDVTSVSVPEPAPADEAPWRAGDDLRHEDFGHGWVQGAGHGRVTVRFETAATGPGRARTFSVADPLLTRADPMDSLA from the coding sequence ATGCGCAGGTGGGTGTTGCATGTGGACATGGACGCGTTCTTCGCGTCCGTGGAGCAACTCACGCGCCCGACCGTGCGCCGACGTCCAGTGCTCGTCGGCGGCCTCGGCCCGAGGGGCACCGTGGCAGGGGCGAGTTACGAGGCGCGGGAGTTCGGCGCGCGTTCGGCGATGCCGATGTCGGAGGCGCGCCGCCGCTGCCCCGTGGCCGTCGTCCTGCCCCCGCGGTTCCGCGTCTATCAGGCGCTCAGTTCACGAGTGCTCGATCTGGTCCGGGACGTCTCGGACGTGATCGCCCAGGTCTCGATCGACGAGGCGTTCCTCGAACCCGGTGAACTCGCTGGCGCCGAGACCGAGGCCGTCGCGGAGTTCGCAGCTCGGCTGCGCGCGAGCATCCGCGATGAGGTCGGGGTCACGGCATCGGTCGGGGCAGGCTCGGGCAAGCAGCTCGCCAAGATCGCCTCGGGGCTGGCGAAACCGGACGGCGCGCTGGTGGTCCCGCCCGACGAGGAGCGTTCCCTGCTGTGGAGTCTCGAGGTGCGCGCCATGTGGGGCGTCGGACCCGTGACCGAGTCCAAGTTGCACCGGATCGGGGTACAGACCGTCGGTGACCTCGCCGGGCTGCATCTCGGCGACGTCGTCTCGCTGCTCGGCCAGGCGCACGGCACCGAACTGCACCGGCTCGCCCACGGCATCGACGACCATCCGGTGGTCGAGCGGGCCGAATCGAAACAGGTCAGCGCCGAAACCACCTTCGACGTGGACGTGCGAGACACCGACGTGCTCGCCGCCGAGGTCGCGTCGATGGCCGAGGGCGCGCATCGCAGGCTCGTCGCCTCGCACCGCGCGGCGAAAACGGTGACGTTGAAGGTCCGGGACTCGGACTTCACGACGCTGAGCCGTTCCGAGACGCTGCCGTCGGCCAGCAGCGACCTCACGACGCTGTCAACGGTGGCGCGACGATTGATCGGGGTGGCTGTGGTGCCGGGAACGCCGATCCGGCTCGTGGGGGTCTCCTACTCGGGGCTGGCGAGTTCCGAACAGGAGCCGTTGTTCGTCGACGAGCCCCGGAACAACGAGTTGCAGCCCGAAACGGACGTCACTTCGGTCTCGGTTCCGGAGCCCGCACCGGCCGACGAGGCGCCGTGGCGAGCGGGCGACGACCTGCGGCACGAAGATTTCGGCCACGGCTGGGTGCAGGGCGCCGGCCACGGCCGGGTGACCGTGCGCTTCGAGACAGCGGCAACCGGACCCGGCCGGGCGCGCACGTTCTCCGTGGCGGACCCGCTCCTGACCCGCGCCGATCCGATGGACAGCCTCGCTTGA
- a CDS encoding TipAS antibiotic-recognition domain-containing protein, producing MQPDTPSSIHRLDPDEAVQDATALVGHLDPDSTERLDGSQHPTPARLGHDWNRISATIADFCAARVPVDDARVQEVIHDHYRWICHFWTPDRDSYVRLANLYVNQPKFRKRIERKKPAGTATYLKDAMLAYASTHLH from the coding sequence GTGCAGCCGGACACACCGTCGAGCATTCACAGACTGGACCCGGACGAAGCGGTGCAGGACGCCACCGCACTGGTCGGCCACCTCGATCCCGACAGCACCGAGCGGCTCGACGGGTCGCAGCACCCCACCCCGGCGCGGCTCGGGCACGACTGGAACCGCATCAGCGCCACGATCGCCGACTTCTGCGCCGCACGCGTACCGGTGGACGACGCGCGGGTGCAGGAAGTCATCCATGACCACTACCGGTGGATCTGCCACTTCTGGACACCCGACCGGGACTCGTACGTGCGCTTGGCGAACCTGTACGTGAACCAACCGAAGTTCCGCAAACGCATCGAACGCAAAAAGCCCGCCGGCACGGCCACCTACCTCAAGGACGCCATGCTCGCGTACGCCTCCACCCACCTGCACTGA
- a CDS encoding acetyl-CoA C-acetyltransferase — protein sequence MGTSVIVAGARTPMGRLLGSLKGFSGAQLGGVAIKSALERAGVAPEQVQYTIMGQVLTAGAGQIPARQAAVEAGVPMDAPALTINKVCLSGLDAIAMADQMIRAGEFDVVVAGGQESMTQAPHLLGKSREGFKYGDVQMLDHMAHDGLFCAFDQVAMGVSTEKYNSRYGVTREEQDAFAARSHQRAGAAADNGVFAEEIAPVGVPQRKGDPVIVDTDEGVRADTTAEGLGKLRPAFAADGTITAGSASQISDGAAAVVVMSKTKAEELGLSWLAEIGAHGVVAGPDASLHEQPSNAVQAACAKDGVDAADLDLLEINEAFAAVGIVSARALGTDEEKVNVNGGAIALGHPIGMSGARLALHLALELRRRGGGSGAAALCGGGGQGDALILRVPRA from the coding sequence GTGGGAACGTCTGTGATCGTCGCCGGGGCGAGGACCCCGATGGGCCGGCTGCTCGGCTCGCTGAAGGGCTTCTCCGGCGCCCAGCTCGGAGGGGTCGCGATCAAGTCCGCGCTCGAACGCGCCGGGGTCGCACCTGAGCAGGTCCAGTACACGATCATGGGTCAGGTGCTCACCGCAGGCGCCGGGCAGATCCCCGCGCGTCAGGCGGCGGTCGAGGCCGGCGTCCCGATGGACGCCCCCGCGCTGACGATCAACAAGGTCTGCCTGTCCGGTCTCGACGCCATCGCCATGGCCGACCAGATGATCCGGGCAGGGGAGTTCGACGTCGTCGTCGCGGGTGGTCAGGAATCCATGACCCAGGCGCCGCACCTGCTCGGCAAGTCCCGTGAAGGCTTCAAGTACGGCGACGTGCAGATGCTCGACCACATGGCACACGACGGCCTGTTCTGCGCGTTCGACCAGGTCGCGATGGGCGTGTCGACGGAAAAATACAACTCCCGGTACGGCGTGACACGCGAGGAGCAGGACGCCTTCGCGGCCCGTTCGCACCAGCGTGCCGGAGCGGCCGCCGACAACGGCGTGTTCGCCGAGGAGATCGCGCCGGTCGGTGTTCCGCAGCGCAAGGGCGACCCAGTGATCGTCGACACCGACGAGGGTGTTCGCGCCGACACCACGGCAGAGGGGCTCGGCAAGCTGCGCCCGGCTTTCGCCGCGGACGGCACGATCACGGCCGGCTCGGCCTCCCAGATTTCCGACGGTGCCGCCGCCGTCGTCGTGATGAGCAAGACCAAAGCCGAGGAACTCGGTCTGAGCTGGCTGGCCGAGATCGGCGCGCACGGCGTCGTCGCCGGGCCGGACGCGAGCCTGCACGAGCAGCCCTCGAACGCTGTGCAGGCTGCCTGCGCGAAGGACGGCGTCGACGCTGCCGACCTCGACCTGCTCGAGATCAACGAGGCCTTCGCCGCGGTCGGCATCGTCTCGGCCCGCGCACTCGGTACCGACGAGGAGAAGGTCAACGTCAACGGTGGTGCCATTGCCCTCGGGCACCCGATCGGCATGTCCGGTGCTCGTCTGGCGTTGCACCTCGCGCTCGAGCTCCGGCGCCGCGGAGGCGGTTCCGGTGCTGCCGCGCTGTGCGGCGGTGGAGGGCAGGGCGACGCGCTCATCCTGCGCGTTCCCCGCGCCTGA
- a CDS encoding neutral zinc metallopeptidase yields the protein MRVRHLLTAVLAATLALAACSAPASEPSTAIAQGVDPSFVHGTDRGPLDTLAATTVTDVQRFWSEQYPQVFDRPWNDLDGGFFSVDTTAPNGPTPPCAGDPTGLEGNAYYCAAVDAIAWDRSALLPVLQARYGDAAVVAVLAHEIGHAVQQRSGLDVGGADEPLLLETMADCYSGAYLHQVVAGDSPHLQLSEDDLDGAMRALLAFRDPVGTDSGTGDAHGTAYDRVTAFAEGHRHGAARCASFTEDRPFVGERLDAQPRPNVDLGAVLRSEDPRRFFGEIAGREAAPPIRTSTCASGQPVASCGTPTGVAIDREPLARLHTVIGDQATTTLLASRYAVAALDARNLPTTGREAGRTASCLTGAYVGARQETTGDVDEAVETLLVDDTVSRGSDNRSHLSGLDRLHSFRTGFENGPDACW from the coding sequence GTGCGCGTCCGACACCTCCTCACCGCGGTCCTCGCCGCCACTCTGGCGCTGGCGGCCTGCTCCGCACCGGCGTCCGAGCCGTCCACGGCCATAGCCCAGGGCGTCGACCCCTCGTTCGTGCACGGAACCGACCGCGGCCCGCTCGACACGCTCGCGGCCACGACCGTGACCGACGTGCAGCGCTTCTGGTCCGAGCAGTATCCGCAGGTGTTCGATCGGCCGTGGAACGACCTCGACGGCGGGTTCTTCTCCGTCGACACCACAGCGCCGAACGGCCCGACACCGCCGTGCGCTGGTGACCCCACCGGTTTGGAGGGCAACGCGTACTACTGTGCGGCCGTCGACGCGATCGCCTGGGACCGGTCCGCGTTGCTGCCGGTCCTGCAAGCCCGGTACGGCGACGCCGCCGTCGTCGCCGTGCTCGCTCACGAGATCGGCCACGCGGTGCAGCAGCGCTCCGGACTCGACGTGGGCGGAGCCGACGAGCCACTCCTGCTGGAGACGATGGCCGACTGTTACTCCGGCGCCTACTTGCACCAGGTCGTGGCAGGCGACTCGCCACATCTCCAGCTGAGCGAGGACGACCTCGACGGCGCGATGCGGGCCTTGCTGGCCTTCCGCGACCCGGTCGGCACCGACTCCGGCACTGGTGACGCGCACGGAACGGCTTACGACCGGGTGACCGCCTTCGCAGAAGGGCACCGGCACGGAGCCGCGCGGTGCGCGTCGTTCACCGAGGACCGGCCGTTCGTCGGTGAACGACTCGACGCGCAGCCACGTCCGAACGTCGATCTCGGCGCCGTACTGCGTTCCGAGGATCCGCGACGCTTCTTCGGTGAGATCGCCGGCCGTGAGGCCGCGCCCCCGATTCGGACGTCGACATGCGCGTCCGGGCAGCCCGTCGCCTCGTGCGGCACGCCGACAGGAGTGGCGATCGACCGGGAACCGCTGGCGCGCCTGCACACCGTCATCGGGGACCAGGCGACCACCACACTGCTCGCCTCCCGTTACGCCGTCGCCGCCCTCGACGCGCGAAACCTACCAACGACGGGTCGTGAGGCCGGACGCACGGCGAGCTGCCTCACGGGTGCCTACGTCGGAGCACGGCAGGAGACCACCGGCGACGTGGACGAGGCGGTGGAAACGCTACTCGTGGACGACACGGTGTCCCGGGGCAGCGACAACCGAAGTCACCTCAGCGGTCTCGACCGCCTCCACTCCTTCCGCACCGGCTTCGAGAACGGCCCCGACGCCTGCTGGTGA
- a CDS encoding neutral zinc metallopeptidase → MAAVPAHRRRKRIAVTVLAALGCVSLIAGCARTIAGTPAAAERASTTDVAGLPAANGPSGPKPGVPDADLTVENSDGGPMDGLARNAVADVESYWSGVFPDTFGREFAPVEQYVSYDSSGSGVQLCGESTRGVANAFYCPPDDAIAWDRGELLPQLQNSFGPMAPVAVLAHEMGHAVQHRAGTVADNDPVIVFEQQADCFTGAFFRHVAEGNAEHFRISTGDGLNRIMGVLSFIRDAPGTSGFTADSAHGNAFDRVTAFQYGFSDGPGRCAEMDAADVERRTTQFPFWKHAQETDLPVDDEHLEAVRASLDEVFADSGTQPPKITTDGTPCPGTRPTPPATYCESTNTVSLDTAELQRIATPPVSSDANSGYGDFAAYAQVASRYALAVQKAAGLPLDDEAAGLRTACFVGSWSGVLVEDPIGRRNPVGTLRIAPGDVDEGVAALLGEDSLIAANIDGEQVPAGFARVEAFRSGFQDGSGACAAKYRS, encoded by the coding sequence GTGGCAGCGGTACCGGCACACCGTCGGCGGAAACGAATCGCGGTGACGGTGCTCGCCGCTCTCGGGTGCGTGAGCCTGATCGCGGGTTGTGCGCGCACGATCGCCGGCACCCCCGCGGCCGCCGAGCGCGCCTCGACCACCGACGTCGCCGGACTACCCGCGGCGAACGGTCCGAGCGGTCCGAAACCGGGCGTGCCGGATGCCGATCTCACGGTCGAGAACAGCGACGGCGGGCCAATGGACGGTCTCGCTCGCAACGCGGTCGCCGACGTCGAGTCCTACTGGTCCGGCGTCTTCCCCGACACCTTCGGCCGGGAGTTCGCTCCGGTCGAGCAGTACGTCTCGTACGACTCGTCGGGTTCCGGCGTCCAGCTCTGCGGCGAGAGCACCCGGGGTGTCGCCAACGCGTTCTACTGTCCTCCGGACGATGCGATCGCCTGGGATCGCGGCGAGTTGCTTCCCCAGCTGCAGAACAGCTTCGGCCCGATGGCGCCGGTCGCGGTTCTCGCCCACGAGATGGGTCACGCGGTGCAGCATCGTGCGGGCACGGTCGCCGACAACGATCCGGTGATCGTGTTCGAACAGCAGGCCGACTGCTTCACGGGCGCGTTCTTCCGGCACGTCGCCGAAGGCAACGCCGAGCACTTCCGGATCTCCACCGGCGACGGCCTGAACCGGATCATGGGGGTGCTGAGTTTCATCCGCGACGCCCCCGGAACCAGCGGCTTCACCGCCGACAGCGCGCACGGCAACGCGTTCGACCGAGTCACCGCGTTTCAGTACGGCTTCAGCGACGGGCCGGGACGCTGCGCGGAGATGGACGCCGCCGACGTCGAGCGACGCACCACCCAGTTCCCGTTCTGGAAACACGCGCAGGAGACGGACCTGCCGGTCGACGACGAACACCTCGAGGCGGTCCGCGCCAGTCTCGACGAGGTGTTCGCCGACAGCGGGACCCAGCCGCCGAAAATCACCACCGACGGCACTCCCTGCCCGGGTACCCGACCGACGCCGCCCGCCACCTACTGCGAGTCCACGAACACCGTGTCGCTCGATACAGCGGAGTTGCAGCGCATCGCCACCCCGCCAGTGAGCAGCGATGCGAACTCCGGCTACGGCGACTTCGCCGCCTACGCCCAGGTCGCGTCCCGGTATGCGCTGGCGGTGCAGAAGGCCGCCGGTCTCCCCCTCGACGACGAGGCGGCCGGGCTGCGGACCGCCTGCTTCGTCGGATCGTGGAGCGGCGTGCTCGTGGAGGACCCGATCGGGCGGCGCAATCCTGTCGGCACGCTGCGCATCGCCCCCGGCGACGTCGACGAAGGCGTCGCAGCGCTGCTCGGCGAGGACAGCCTGATCGCCGCGAACATCGACGGTGAGCAAGTACCCGCCGGGTTCGCGCGGGTCGAGGCGTTCCGCAGCGGCTTCCAGGACGGCAGCGGAGCCTGCGCCGCCAAGTACCGGAGCTGA
- a CDS encoding tetratricopeptide repeat protein: protein MSGAVDLSALKNKAEAAGSGNQSSQGAAAQGGGSQWVVDVTESTFQSEVIDRSMQVPVVVDLWASWCEPCKQLSPVLEKLAAESGGAWVLAKIDVDANQRIPQIFGVQSLPTVVAIANGQPVEAFQGAQPEPQIRQWISSLLDQMREQMPAIAEAERAAGGVEPEPEQEDPRFTEAEDALDRGDYSAAESAYQRILAEEPNNEQAKAALQQVRFVARAESADPDAIAKADAAPDDLDAQFAAADAELVGRPEAAFERLIGTVKRTAGDDRDRVRQHLLELFELFPDGDERVLAARRKLASALF, encoded by the coding sequence ATGTCCGGTGCCGTCGACCTGTCGGCGCTGAAGAACAAGGCCGAAGCCGCCGGTTCGGGAAACCAGTCATCCCAGGGCGCCGCCGCACAGGGCGGCGGGAGCCAGTGGGTCGTCGACGTCACGGAGTCGACGTTCCAGAGCGAGGTCATCGACCGTTCGATGCAGGTCCCTGTCGTGGTGGACCTGTGGGCGAGCTGGTGCGAGCCGTGCAAGCAGCTGTCCCCGGTGTTGGAGAAGCTGGCCGCCGAGTCCGGTGGTGCCTGGGTGCTCGCCAAGATCGACGTGGACGCCAACCAGCGTATCCCGCAGATCTTCGGTGTTCAGTCGCTGCCGACGGTGGTCGCCATCGCCAACGGTCAGCCGGTCGAGGCATTCCAGGGCGCACAGCCGGAGCCGCAGATCCGCCAGTGGATCTCGTCGCTGCTCGACCAGATGCGGGAGCAGATGCCGGCGATCGCCGAGGCCGAGCGCGCTGCCGGGGGCGTCGAGCCGGAGCCGGAACAGGAGGATCCGCGGTTCACGGAGGCCGAGGACGCGCTCGACCGTGGAGATTACAGCGCCGCCGAGTCGGCCTACCAGCGGATTCTCGCCGAGGAGCCGAACAACGAGCAGGCGAAGGCCGCGTTGCAGCAGGTCCGGTTCGTTGCGCGTGCAGAGTCGGCCGACCCGGACGCGATCGCGAAGGCGGACGCCGCTCCGGACGATCTGGACGCCCAGTTCGCCGCCGCCGACGCGGAACTCGTGGGACGCCCAGAGGCGGCCTTCGAGCGCCTGATCGGCACCGTGAAGCGGACCGCCGGCGACGACCGGGACCGGGTTCGCCAGCACTTGCTGGAGCTGTTCGAACTGTTCCCGGACGGTGACGAGCGGGTCCTCGCAGCACGCCGGAAACTGGCCAGCGCCCTGTTCTGA
- a CDS encoding MarR family winged helix-turn-helix transcriptional regulator — protein MSARSPLPFDPIARAAELWADRVGPSTTMAAVTSVMRVQQILQSAVDSALRPHNLTFARYEALVLLTFSQRGSLPMRVMGDRLQLHPTSVTNIVDRLEHDGLVHRVPHPTDRRTTLVEISDEGRDLTKRATESVNEIDFGLRGVTERQTEQLTELLGKVRHAAGDF, from the coding sequence ATGAGCGCCCGCAGTCCGCTTCCTTTCGACCCGATCGCCCGCGCCGCCGAACTCTGGGCCGATCGGGTCGGGCCGTCCACCACGATGGCAGCGGTGACCAGCGTGATGCGGGTCCAGCAGATCCTGCAGTCGGCGGTCGACTCGGCGCTGCGCCCGCACAACCTCACGTTCGCCCGCTACGAGGCGCTGGTGCTGCTGACGTTCTCGCAGCGCGGCAGCCTGCCGATGCGGGTCATGGGAGACCGGCTGCAACTCCACCCGACCAGCGTCACCAACATCGTCGACCGGCTGGAACACGACGGGCTCGTGCACCGGGTGCCGCACCCGACGGACCGGCGAACCACCCTCGTCGAGATCAGCGACGAGGGCCGGGACCTCACGAAACGCGCCACGGAGTCGGTCAACGAGATCGACTTCGGGCTGCGCGGGGTCACCGAACGCCAAACCGAACAGCTCACCGAACTGCTCGGCAAGGTCCGCCACGCCGCTGGTGACTTCTGA
- the glgP gene encoding alpha-glucan family phosphorylase, which translates to MRAVHRFTVRAHLPEPLQALGTLATNLRWSWHPPTQDLFAAIDKNLWSEVAGDPLKLLARVPADRLSTLARDEEFLARTRAVDDDLRRYLTVPRWYQQRQDEGGTLPSSIAYFSMEFGLTDALPNYSGGLGVLAGDHLKSASDLGLPLIGVGLLYRSGYFRQSLSPEGWQEEHYPVLDPRALPLELLTDDTDRPVIVRVAMPAGRMLRARVWKAQVGRVPLLLLDSDVPDNEETLRGVTDRLYGGDADHRIRQEILAGVGGMRAVRAYCALTGHPQPEVFHTNEGHAGYLGLERVRELLNDPGLRFEEALAAVRAGTVFTTHTPVRAGIDRFPVQLVRHYFDDRASEPLLPGVPTERVLELGADDDGAKFNMAHMGLRLAQRANGVSELHGKVIRSMFSGLWPGFGTEEIPISSVTNGVHGPTWSARELGKLLGESEMDSGVGLRGMEPVSDSLLWELRCSLRQRLVDEVRRRLRSAWLERGASELELGWCDSVLDPDVLTIGFARRVPTYKRLTLMLREPERLKRLLLDPQRPVQLVVAGKSHPADEGGKAMIQKIVQFADDPEVRHRIVFLPGYDMALARYLYSGCDVWLNNPVRPLEACGTSGMKSALNGGLNLSVRDGWWDEMHDDHNGWSIPTANGVSDPARRDALEAAALYDLVAGQVVPAFYERHTDGVPAKWMSMVRNTLASLGPRVQSSRMVREYVDHHYTPAALSAKAVSEDGYRGAKELAEYVARVVAAWPGVRVEDSELAVEGPTPLLGSAVTVRARVELAGLDESDVDVEVVVGRVDDDDELHDVVTQPMRRDESRRYVASVTLPHAGPAGYTVRVLPRHPLLSGRAELGRVVLAG; encoded by the coding sequence GTGAGAGCCGTCCATCGCTTCACCGTCCGCGCGCACCTGCCCGAGCCCTTGCAGGCGTTGGGCACGTTGGCGACCAACCTGCGTTGGAGCTGGCACCCGCCGACGCAAGACCTGTTCGCCGCGATCGACAAGAACCTCTGGTCGGAGGTCGCAGGCGACCCGTTGAAGCTGCTCGCGCGCGTGCCCGCCGATCGGTTGAGCACGCTCGCGCGCGACGAGGAGTTCCTGGCCCGCACACGCGCGGTCGACGACGACCTGCGCCGCTACCTGACGGTGCCGCGCTGGTATCAGCAGCGCCAGGACGAGGGCGGCACGTTGCCGTCCTCGATCGCGTACTTCTCGATGGAGTTCGGGCTCACCGATGCGCTGCCGAACTACTCGGGCGGGCTGGGGGTGCTCGCAGGCGACCACCTGAAGTCCGCGTCGGATCTGGGACTGCCGCTGATCGGCGTCGGCCTGCTGTACCGCTCGGGTTACTTCCGGCAGTCGCTGTCCCCCGAGGGCTGGCAGGAGGAGCACTACCCGGTGCTCGATCCCCGCGCGTTGCCGCTCGAACTGCTCACCGACGACACCGACCGTCCGGTGATCGTGCGGGTCGCGATGCCCGCCGGGCGCATGTTGCGCGCGCGGGTGTGGAAGGCGCAGGTCGGCAGGGTCCCGTTGCTGCTGCTCGACTCGGACGTGCCGGACAACGAGGAGACACTGCGCGGCGTCACCGACCGTCTCTACGGCGGGGATGCCGATCACCGGATCCGGCAAGAGATCCTCGCCGGAGTAGGCGGAATGCGGGCCGTCCGTGCGTACTGCGCGCTTACTGGTCACCCTCAGCCGGAGGTGTTTCACACCAACGAGGGGCACGCCGGGTACCTGGGACTCGAGCGGGTGCGCGAGCTGCTGAACGATCCCGGTCTGCGGTTCGAGGAAGCGCTGGCTGCGGTGCGGGCGGGCACCGTGTTCACCACGCACACCCCGGTGCGTGCGGGCATCGACCGGTTCCCGGTGCAGTTGGTGCGGCACTACTTCGACGATCGTGCGTCGGAACCGCTGCTGCCGGGAGTGCCGACGGAGCGGGTCCTGGAGCTGGGAGCCGATGACGACGGTGCCAAGTTCAACATGGCCCACATGGGGTTGCGGCTGGCTCAACGCGCCAACGGGGTCTCCGAGCTGCACGGCAAGGTCATTCGCTCCATGTTCTCCGGACTGTGGCCGGGGTTCGGCACCGAGGAGATTCCGATCTCGTCGGTCACCAACGGCGTGCACGGGCCGACGTGGTCGGCGCGGGAACTCGGCAAGCTGCTCGGCGAGTCCGAAATGGACAGCGGTGTGGGGTTGCGCGGGATGGAACCGGTCAGCGACTCGCTGCTGTGGGAACTGCGGTGCTCGCTGCGGCAACGGCTCGTCGACGAGGTCCGCAGGCGGCTGCGCAGCGCGTGGCTGGAACGGGGGGCTTCGGAGCTCGAACTCGGCTGGTGCGACTCCGTCCTCGACCCGGACGTGCTCACGATCGGGTTCGCCCGCCGGGTGCCGACCTACAAGCGGCTCACGTTGATGCTGCGCGAGCCGGAGCGGTTGAAGCGACTGTTGCTCGATCCGCAGCGTCCGGTGCAGCTCGTCGTTGCCGGCAAGTCGCATCCCGCCGACGAGGGCGGCAAGGCGATGATTCAGAAGATCGTGCAGTTCGCCGACGACCCGGAGGTACGGCATCGCATCGTGTTCCTGCCGGGTTACGACATGGCTCTCGCCCGGTACCTCTACTCCGGCTGCGATGTGTGGTTGAACAACCCCGTGCGCCCGCTGGAGGCCTGCGGCACCTCCGGCATGAAGTCGGCGCTCAACGGAGGGTTGAACCTGTCGGTGCGGGACGGATGGTGGGACGAGATGCACGACGACCACAACGGATGGTCCATCCCCACCGCGAACGGCGTGTCGGATCCGGCGCGACGCGACGCGCTCGAAGCCGCCGCGCTCTACGACCTGGTGGCCGGGCAGGTGGTGCCCGCGTTCTACGAGCGGCACACCGACGGCGTGCCCGCGAAGTGGATGTCGATGGTGCGGAACACACTCGCGTCGCTGGGGCCGCGGGTGCAGTCCTCGCGGATGGTGCGGGAGTACGTCGATCACCACTACACACCGGCCGCGTTGTCGGCGAAGGCGGTCTCGGAGGACGGCTACCGCGGCGCCAAGGAACTCGCCGAGTACGTCGCGCGGGTCGTGGCCGCGTGGCCCGGGGTGCGGGTTGAGGACAGCGAGCTGGCCGTCGAAGGTCCCACTCCGCTGCTGGGCAGTGCGGTGACGGTGCGCGCTCGGGTGGAGTTGGCGGGCCTCGACGAGTCCGATGTGGACGTCGAGGTGGTCGTGGGCAGGGTCGATGACGACGACGAGCTGCACGACGTCGTCACGCAGCCGATGCGCCGCGACGAGAGCCGCCGCTACGTCGCGTCCGTGACGCTGCCGCACGCCGGCCCCGCCGGATACACCGTCCGCGTCCTGCCTCGGCACCCGCTGCTGTCCGGCCGGGCCGAACTCGGCCGCGTCGTCCTCGCCGGCTGA